Proteins from a genomic interval of Poecile atricapillus isolate bPoeAtr1 chromosome 1, bPoeAtr1.hap1, whole genome shotgun sequence:
- the LOC131574872 gene encoding OX-2 membrane glycoprotein-like isoform X1, with amino-acid sequence MSEALQALNPSCSPLPCTWSSHPSHRLPRTHSQVKQIFSSKMALQVLVLCLTYSGLGKANVLPQEHKKVRMGDSATLSCALTKPMDVVQVTWQKDSEDFRDYTHDNIATYSKSNGLKIHKPYEDRMNFTSLELNKTSITFWVTRMDDSGCYKCVFNAFPLGPFSATTCLSVFGLNASVHHNISEGHLIAICNADGFPEPTVTWNNLFNSTPTQKIVKHKNGIVSITSQLEIYNIQSIKAQDLTCRVNNTEETFELPVKIREEKGSSLLWLVIIAVLLVVITVLILITLFWRKILCRRS; translated from the exons ATGTCGGAAGCTCTCCAAGCTCTCAATCCGTCTTGCTCCCCTCTTCCGTGTACTTGGAGCAGCCATCCCTCTCACCGCCTTCCCCGGACACATTCCCAG GTGAAGCAGATTTTCTCTTCCAAAATGGCTTTACAAgttctggttttgtgtttgACATATTCTGGGCTTGGAAAAGCAAATG TGCTCCCACAGGAACACAAAAAAGTGAGGATGGGTGACAGTGCAACTCTGAGCTGTGCCCTGACAAAACCCATGGATGTTGTGCAAGTGACATGGCAAAAGGACTCAGAAGATTTCCGTGACTATACACATGACAATATAGCTACATACAGTAAAAGTAATGGATTGAAGATTCACAAGCCCTATGAAGACAGAATGAATTTCACAAGTCTGGAACTCAACAAGACAAGCATAACTTTTTGGGTCACTAGAATGGATGATTCAGGATGTTACAAGTGTGTCTTCAATGCCTTCCCTTTGGGCCCCTTCTCAGCAACCACCTGCCTGAGTGTTTTTG GTCTTAATGCATCTGTCCATCACAACATTTCTGAAGGTCATTTGATAGCCATCTGTAATGCTGATGGCTTCCCAGAGCCCACAGTCACCTGGAACAACCTGTTCAATTCTACTCCTACACAGAAGATAGTCAAGCACAAAAATGGGATTGTGTCCATCACGAGTCAACTGGAAATCTACAACATTCAGAGCATCAAGGCACAGGATTTGACCTGCAGAGTAAACAACACAGAAGAAACATTTGAACTGCCTGTGAAAATAAGAGAAG aaaagGGATCATCATTGCTTTGGCTGGTGATTATTGCGGTGCTTCTAGTAGTCATCACAGTTCTGATTCTGATTACACTGTTCTGGAGGAAGATCCTGTGCAGGAGGAGTTGA
- the LOC131574872 gene encoding OX-2 membrane glycoprotein-like isoform X2: MALQVLVLCLTYSGLGKANVLPQEHKKVRMGDSATLSCALTKPMDVVQVTWQKDSEDFRDYTHDNIATYSKSNGLKIHKPYEDRMNFTSLELNKTSITFWVTRMDDSGCYKCVFNAFPLGPFSATTCLSVFGLNASVHHNISEGHLIAICNADGFPEPTVTWNNLFNSTPTQKIVKHKNGIVSITSQLEIYNIQSIKAQDLTCRVNNTEETFELPVKIREEKGSSLLWLVIIAVLLVVITVLILITLFWRKILCRRS; the protein is encoded by the exons ATGGCTTTACAAgttctggttttgtgtttgACATATTCTGGGCTTGGAAAAGCAAATG TGCTCCCACAGGAACACAAAAAAGTGAGGATGGGTGACAGTGCAACTCTGAGCTGTGCCCTGACAAAACCCATGGATGTTGTGCAAGTGACATGGCAAAAGGACTCAGAAGATTTCCGTGACTATACACATGACAATATAGCTACATACAGTAAAAGTAATGGATTGAAGATTCACAAGCCCTATGAAGACAGAATGAATTTCACAAGTCTGGAACTCAACAAGACAAGCATAACTTTTTGGGTCACTAGAATGGATGATTCAGGATGTTACAAGTGTGTCTTCAATGCCTTCCCTTTGGGCCCCTTCTCAGCAACCACCTGCCTGAGTGTTTTTG GTCTTAATGCATCTGTCCATCACAACATTTCTGAAGGTCATTTGATAGCCATCTGTAATGCTGATGGCTTCCCAGAGCCCACAGTCACCTGGAACAACCTGTTCAATTCTACTCCTACACAGAAGATAGTCAAGCACAAAAATGGGATTGTGTCCATCACGAGTCAACTGGAAATCTACAACATTCAGAGCATCAAGGCACAGGATTTGACCTGCAGAGTAAACAACACAGAAGAAACATTTGAACTGCCTGTGAAAATAAGAGAAG aaaagGGATCATCATTGCTTTGGCTGGTGATTATTGCGGTGCTTCTAGTAGTCATCACAGTTCTGATTCTGATTACACTGTTCTGGAGGAAGATCCTGTGCAGGAGGAGTTGA